From Alphaproteobacteria bacterium, the proteins below share one genomic window:
- a CDS encoding D-2-hydroxyacid dehydrogenase — MKSGRKIKVHVKNNRASPSTFPSTPEGEVVFSTTPEHWNDAIARHPDLQHRIEVFIDWDCDHFEESMKDAEVLFCWDLPTENLANVAPKLKWIHILGAGVEHLCPLDWVPDGVQVVNNKGAHAVKAGEFALMGVLMLHNHIPAIATNQRQSRWKSLFSTPIAGQTALIVGVGSLGGGAATQLKRLGINVLGVNRSGAPHDDVDEMVTTDRLDEVLPRADYVFLSLPSTQETIGLFDRRRLESMKPGAGIINVGRSSALDYEALSDLLRSGHLSGAIVDVFDPEPLPETSPLWSVPNLMVTPHVSADDGDNYVPITLDILFNNLRRYVSGEPLQNLVRPELGY; from the coding sequence ATGAAATCAGGCCGAAAGATCAAGGTTCATGTAAAGAACAATCGTGCGTCGCCCAGCACCTTTCCCTCCACGCCCGAGGGGGAGGTCGTGTTCAGCACGACGCCGGAGCACTGGAACGACGCGATAGCACGCCATCCCGATCTTCAGCACCGTATCGAGGTTTTCATCGATTGGGATTGCGATCATTTCGAGGAATCGATGAAGGATGCGGAGGTCCTTTTTTGTTGGGACCTGCCCACGGAAAACCTCGCGAATGTCGCTCCCAAGCTCAAGTGGATCCACATTCTTGGTGCCGGTGTCGAACATCTGTGCCCATTGGACTGGGTTCCGGACGGTGTGCAGGTGGTGAACAACAAGGGCGCACACGCGGTCAAGGCCGGCGAGTTTGCACTCATGGGCGTCCTCATGCTCCACAATCACATTCCCGCCATCGCCACCAATCAGCGGCAGAGCCGCTGGAAATCACTGTTTTCGACGCCGATCGCCGGCCAGACCGCCCTCATTGTCGGGGTCGGTAGCCTCGGTGGGGGCGCGGCGACACAGCTCAAACGACTGGGGATAAACGTGCTCGGCGTAAACAGAAGTGGCGCGCCCCACGACGATGTGGATGAGATGGTTACGACCGATCGATTGGATGAAGTATTGCCGCGGGCGGACTACGTTTTCCTTTCCTTGCCATCCACGCAGGAAACGATAGGTCTGTTTGATCGGCGACGCCTGGAAAGCATGAAACCTGGTGCCGGCATCATCAACGTAGGCCGGTCCTCCGCCTTGGACTACGAGGCGCTATCCGATCTGCTGCGCTCGGGGCACCTTTCGGGCGCCATCGTCGATGTATTTGACCCCGAACCGCTGCCAGAGACTTCACCTCTGTGGTCGGTGCCGAACCTTATGGTCACGCCGCACGTTTCCGCCGATGATGGCGACAACTACGTCCCTATTACCCTCGATATCCTCTTCAACAACCTTCGACGCTATGTCAGCGGCGAGCCGCTGCAAAACCTCGTTCGACCTGAGCTTGGTTATTGA